From the Hylaeus volcanicus isolate JK05 chromosome 4, UHH_iyHylVolc1.0_haploid, whole genome shotgun sequence genome, one window contains:
- the LOC128875501 gene encoding odorant receptor 9a-like produces MNLSKNEDLAYAMTPLKILAWPVGTWPLQKHSVSSVLRSVISICLLLVMMTIIQTEIYLDHRHAEKNLDGLMMVGCSIMAISKVMWFRLRSEGLTANFSSALKDYDELDGEEKRAIMRRHAYMGRVACASVIGFSYFGSTLYVSVSMLGEDEEAANEDVNVTLEEPVDYPFPSQCTMEMLQVPKSLNPVIFIFEYVMLLITSTGNLGSDSLFFGIMFHLCGQAEVLKLELTKLVKENQDTANRFNSLIARHHHLLTMSDYLNDTISSILVVQLFTSCILICTTGFAFILSLNVDIVLTIKTLLSASTLLSQLYAYSYVGDYLKTQMEDIGFSIYSSSWYDLPSRLSRDVVFVVMRAQEPTCLRAGNFFVVNMESYMSIVKTSMSYLSVLRVMLAP; encoded by the exons ATGAACCTCTCGAAGAACGAAGACCTTGCTTACGCGATGACTCCGCTGAAGATCCTCGCGTGGCCCGTGGGCACCTGGCCTCTGCAGAAGCACAGCGTCTCTTCGGTCTTGCGCTCCGTTATCTCCATTTGTCTTTTG TTAGTAATGATGACCATCATACAGACGGAGATATATTTGGATCACAGACACGCCGAGAAGAACCTGGACGGTCTGATGATGGTCGGTTGCAGCATCATGGCGATATCGAAAGTGATGTGGTTCCGGCTTCGCTCCGAAGGCCTGACCGCCAACTTCTCCTCGGCATTGAAAGACTACGACGAGCTCGACGGAGAAGAGAAACGAGCGATCATGAGGAGGCACGCTTACATGGGGCGAGTGGCGTGCGCCAGCGTGATCGGTTTTTCTTACTTCGGCTCCACTTTGTACGTGTCAGTCTCGATGCTGGGCGAGGACGAAGAGGCTGCGAACGAAGACGTGAACGTCACGCTGGAGGAACCCGTGGACTACCCTTTCCCCTCGCAATGCACCATGGAGATGCTGCAAGTGCCTAAAAGTTTGAACCCTGTGATCTTCATCTTCGAGTACGTGATGCTTCTGATCACGAGCACTGGAAACCTAG GCAGCGATTCCCTGTTTTTCGGTATCATGTTCCATCTGTGTGGCCAAGCAGAGGTACTGAAGCTGGAGTTGACCAAACTCGTCAAAGAAAACCAGGACACAGCGAATCGTTTCAACTCGTTGATCGCGAGGCATCACCACCTCCTGACGATGTCCGACTATCTCAACGACACCATCAGTTCTATCTTAGTCGTACAACTATTCACGAGCTGCATTCTCATCTGCACGACCG GGTTTGCGTTCATCCTGTCTCTGAACGTCGACATAGTCTTGACGATAAAAACGTTACTGTCTGCGAGCACGCTGTTGTCGCAATTGTACGCGTACAGCTACGTAGGCGATTACTTGAAGACACAAATGGAAGACATAGGATTCTCCATTTACTCCAGCAGCTGGTACGACTTGCCGAGCAGATTGTCGAGGGACGTCGTCTTCGTCGTGATGAGAGCCCAGGAACCAACCTGTCTACGAGCTGGGAACTTCTTCGTCGTCAACATGGAGAGTTACATGAGCATCGTGAAGACCTCCATGTCGTATCTCTCGGTTTTGCGAGTGATGCTAGCTCCTTGA
- the LOC128875502 gene encoding uncharacterized protein LOC128875502, with protein sequence MKASSKKDFDYGMLPLEIIAWPVGTWPLQKYDVYANSRSIVAVILFLLMFAIVQAEIYFDHSDPEKNLDVLVLTACSILSMWKVTMFRVHSDLLIANFTSAVKDYEDLDGEEERAIVRRHARMGRVACASVIGFSYFAATLFLAVPMLAGDEEVALKDVNVTQEDELDFPIPSTYTMKNLGISEQFTPAVFLVEYAMLLMSCTGNVGSDGLFCSITFHLCGQAELLKLEFKRFVEKSENISERFNALTKRHCHLLKLSKMLNDAISSILAVQLFMSSILICMTGVQLILSLNVGNIVMALKSLLAGSSMVGQLFAYSYVGEYLKNQMEDIGYSAYCSTWYNIPSKLSRNIVFVLLRSQRLVQLKAGQFFVVNIATYMSIVRISISYLSVLRVMIDPSKVEASTNEDFAYAMYPLKILAWPVGTWPLQKYNFSSALRSIVTVVILIIMMVIVNVELYLNINDAEKNLDALVLIGCGILAVFKVTCFRIYCDGLVTNFYSAIKDYNELDGEDKRAIVRHHGTMGRIACAGVLCFSCLSATLFTLVALFTGNDATATKDSNATKRGLLDYPIPSELTMDALQMPKNVYPVIFLSEYAMLLVTAAGNLGSDGLFFGITFHVCGQAEVLKLDFTRFVEETNKTADRLNALTHRHCHLLSLSEKLNDIISNILVVQLFTSCLLICTTGFQFILSLSVHNMVMVIKTFIVMSTVLSQLFAYSYVGEYLKNQMEGIGYSAYCSSWYDIPHKLSKDIIFILLRAQIPVHLMARQFFVVNMQTYMSIVKTSMSYLSVLRVMITT encoded by the exons ATGAAGGCATCGTCGAAGAAGGATTTCGACTACGGAATGCTCCCGCTGGAGATCATCGCGTGGCCCGTGGGCACCTGGCCGCTTCAGAAATACGACGTTTACGCCAATTCGCGGTCCATCGTCGCCGTCATCCTCTTC CTGTTGATGTTCGCCATCGTGCAAGCGGAGATATATTTCGATCACAGCGACCCCGAGAAGAATCTGGACGTCCTGGTGTTGACAGCGTGCTCCATCCTGTCCATGTGGAAGGTGACGATGTTCCGCGTCCACAGCGATCTCCTCATCGCGAACTTCACCTCCGCGGTGAAGGACTACGAGGATCTCGACGGAGAAGAGGAACGCGCCATCGTGCGACGCCACGCTCGCATGGGACGAGTGGCGTGTGCCAGCGTGATCGGTTTTTCGTATTTCGCCGCGACGTTATTCCTGGCAGTGCCTATGTTGGCTGGCGACGAAGAGGTCGCGTTAAAGGACGTCAACGTCACCCAGGAGGACGAATTGGATTTTCCTATCCCCTCCACGTACACCATGAAGAACCTTGGCATATCGGAACAGTTCACTCCGGCGGTTTTCCTCGTGGAGTACGCCATGCTGCTGATGTCGTGCACAGGGAACGTCG GTAGCGACGGATTGTTCTGCTCCATCACGTTCCACCTGTGCGGACAAGCGGAGTTACTGAAGCTGGAATTCAAGAGATTCGTCGAGAAAAGTGAAAACATTTCGGAACGTTTCAACGCGCTGACCAAGAGGCACTGTCACCTCTTGAAGCTATCCAAGATGCTGAACGACGCGATCAGTTCTATCTTAGCGGTGCAGTTGTTCATGAGCTCCATACTTATTTGCATGACTG GTGTTCAACTCATCCTGTCGCTGAACGTCGGGAACATCGTCATGGCGTTAAAATCGTTGCTAGCGGGAAGCTCGATGGTGGGTCAGCTGTTCGCGTACAGTTACGTGGGCGAGTATTTGAAGAATCAAATGGAAGACATCGGTTACTCGGCTTATTGCAGCACCTGGTACAATATACCGAGCAAATTATCAAGAAACATCGTTTTCGTCCTACTGAGGTCTCAGAGACTGGTCCAATTGAAGGCTGGACAATTCTTCGTCGTGAATATTGCGACTTACATGAGTATCGTGAGGATCTCGATATCGTATCTGTCGGTTCTGAGAGTAATGATA GATCCCTCAAAAGTGGAGGCGTCGACGAACGAGGACTTCGCTTACGCGATGTATCCCTTGAAGATCTTGGCGTGGCCTGTGGGCACCTGGCCTCTTCAGAAATACAACTTTTCTTCGGCTTTGCGGAGCATCGTCACCGTCGTCATTTTG ATAATCATGATGGTAATCGTGAACGTGGAGCTGTATTTGAACATAAACGACGCTGAGAAGAATCTGGACGCTCTGGTGTTGATCGGTTGCGGAATCCTGGCGGTATTCAAGGTAACGTGTTTCCGAATCTATTGCGACGGATTGGTCACCAACTTCTACTCTGCGATAAAAGACTACAACGAACTCGATGGTGAAGACAAACGCGCCATCGTCAGACACCATGGTACCATGGGTCGGATAGCGTGTGCCGGTGTGTTATGCTTTTCATGTTTGTCCGCGACGCTTTTTACGTTGGTGGCGTTATTCACTGGAAACGACGCAACCGCGACGAAAGATAGCAATGCAACGAAAAGGGGACTACTCGATTACCCTATCCCCTCAGAATTGACCATGGATGCTCTGCAAATGCCCAAAAATGTCTACCCAGTCATCTTCCTCTCAGAGTACGCGATGCTGTTGGTTACGGCCGCTGGAAATCTTG GTAGCGACGGACTCTTCTTCGGCATTACTTTTCACGTGTGCGGCCAAGCTGAGGTCCTAAAGTTAGACTTCACTAGATTCGTGGAGGAAACGAACAAAACGGCTGATCGTCTGAACGCGTTGACCCACAGGCATTGCCATTTGTTAAGTCTATCCGAGAAGCTAAATGACATAATCAGCAATATCTTGGTCGTACAACTATTCACGAGTTGCTTACTTATATGCACGACTG GATTTCAGTTTATTCTATCTCTAAGCGTCCACAACATGGTGATGGTGATTAAAACGTTCATTGTAATGAGCACGGTGTTGTCGCAGTTGTTCGCGTACAGTTACGTGGGTGAGTACTTGAAGAACCAAATGGAAGGCATCGGGTACTCGGCTTATTGTAGCAGCTGGTACGATATACCGCACAAGCTGTCGAAGGATATCATTTTCATCCTGTTGAGAGCTCAGATCCCGGTGCATCTGATGGCTCGACAGTTCTTCGTCGTCAACATGCAAACTTACATGAGTATCGTGAAAACCTCGATGTCATACCTCTCGGTTCTTCGCGTGATGATAACCACGTAA